One window of the Populus trichocarpa isolate Nisqually-1 chromosome 9, P.trichocarpa_v4.1, whole genome shotgun sequence genome contains the following:
- the LOC18102094 gene encoding UDP-glycosyltransferase 84B1-like, with amino-acid sequence MEILKENKEEEIHVLMVALSSQGHLNPMVRLGKRLVNKGLHVTLATTEFTRHRMLKSSTINPTSSTISISGVQVRFFSDGQSLNYDRMVNYESYKKSLAKFGTINLSNLIKEHFPSNGHKKLSCIITNPFVTWVADVAINHGIPCAMFWIQPCSLYAIYYRFYNKLNSFPTLTDPEMSVELPGLPLLNTEDLPSFVLPSNPYGIFPKLFSEMFQNMKMYKWVLGNSFFGLEKDAIESMADLCPISPIGPLVPPSLLGEDEDHDTGVEMWKAEDTCIEWLNKGAPSSVIYVSFGSLVVLSAKQMECMAKALKNSNSPFIWAVKKPDLQEPDGAGQLPLGFLEETKDQGVVVSWSPQTKVLAHPAIACFITHCGWNSMLETIAAGMPVIAYPKWSDQPTNAKLIVDFFRIGLRLRANQDGIVSNEEVERCVREIMDGPKSVELKSNARELRIAAREAVAGGGSSDKNIQLFVDEIIESCGSIEVCTVP; translated from the coding sequence GTCTCCATGTCACACTGGCCACCACTGAATTCACCCGTCACCGCATGCTCAAATCTTCCACCATCAACCCCACCTCCTCCACCATCTCAATCTCTGGAGTCCAGGTTCGCTTCTTCTCTGATGGTCAAAGCCTAAACTACGACCGCATGGTTAATTACGAATCGTACAAGAAGAGTTTAGCCAAATTTGGAACCATCAATCTCTCAAACCTTATAAAGGAGCATTTCCCCAGTAATGGTCACAAAAAGCTCTCTTGCATCATCACCAACCCATTTGTTACCTGGGTAGCTGATGTTGCCATCAATCATGGAATTCCCTGTGCCATGTTTTGGATACAGCCATGTTCACTTTATGCCATTTATTATCGCTTTTACAATAAGCTAAACTCATTTCCTACTTTAACAGATCCTGAAATGAGTGTTGAGTTGCCAGGCTTGCCACTGTTGAATACGGAAGATTTACCTTCTTTTGTTCTTCCTTCAAATCCATATGGTATCTTTCCTAAATTGTTCTCAGAGATGTTCCAGAACATGAAGATGTATAAATGGGTTCTTGGGAACTCATTCTTTGGGCTTGAGAAAGATGCTATTGAGTCCATGGCTGATCTCTGCCCTATTAGTCCCATTGGTCCTCTAGTTCCTCCATCACTTCTTGGTGAAGATGAAGATCACGATACGGGTGTCGAGATGTGGAAAGCAGAAGATACTTGCATTGAATGGTTAAACAAGGGAGCCCCTTCTTCAGTTATATACGTATCTTTTGGAAGCCTTGTTGTCTTATCAGCCAAACAAATGGAGTGCATGGCGAAAGCCCTGAAGAACAGTAACAGTCCATTTATTTGGGCGGTTAAGAAACCAGACTTACAAGAACCTGATGGTGCAGGACAATTGCCGTTAGGATTCTTGGAGGAGACGAAAGACCAAGGGGTGGTTGTATCATGGTCTCCACAAACCAAAGTTTTAGCCCACCCAGCTATTGCGTGTTTTATAACTCATTGTGGATGGAATTCTATGTTAGAAACAATTGCTGCGGGCATGCCGGTGATTGCATACCCCAAGTGGAGCGACCAGCCAACAAATGCAAAacttattgttgatttttttcgcATTGGTCTAAGGCTTAGAGCAAATCAAGATGGGATTGTTAGCAATGAGGAAGTTGAAAGATGTGTTAGAGAGATCATGGACGGACCAAAGTCTGTGGAGCTTAAATCCAATGCAAGGGAATTGAGGATCGCGGCAAGAGAGGCAGTTGCCGGTGGTGGTTCATCGGACAAGAATATTCAGTTGTTTGTAGATGAAATTATTGAGAGTTGTGGTTCAATTGAAGTATGCACGGTTCCGTGA
- the LOC18102095 gene encoding gallate 1-beta-glucosyltransferase 84A24 — MVSKSLGHLFLVSFPGQGHVNPLLRLGKILASKGFLVTFSTTETTGKEMREASDIIDKLTPFGDGFIRFEFFEDGWKEDEPRHQDLDQYLLQLELVGKQVIPQMIKKNAEQGRPVSCLINNPFIPWVTDVATGLGLPSAMLWVQSCACFASYYHYYHGAVPFPDEEHPEIDVQLPWMPLLKHDEVPSFLYPTTPYPFLRRAILGQYKNLDKPFCILMETFEELEPELIKHMSEIFPIKTVGPLFRNPKVLKTTVHGDFLKADDCIEWLDTKPPSSVIYVSFGSVVQLKQDQWNEMACGLLNSGVSFLLVMKPPHKDSGNDLLVLPDGFLEKAGDRGNVVQWSPQEKVLGHPSVACFVTHCGWNSTMEALTSGMPVVAFPQWGDQVTNAKYLVDILKVGVRLCRGEAENKLITRDEIEKCLLEATVGPKAVEMKQNAMKWKEAAEAAVAEGGSSDWNIRYFTDDIVKANESEIAGKCIGSNEFPVSVVVKSNEKVVELVG; from the coding sequence ATGGTTTCAAAGTCTCTTGGCCATCTCTTCCTTGTTTCTTTCCCAGGCCAAGGCCATGTAAATCCTTTACTTAGACTTGGAAAAATTCTTGCCTCCAAAGGCTTCCTTGTCACCTTCTCCACCACTGAAACCACTGGCAAAGAGATGAGAGAAGCCAGTGACATCATTGATAAGCTAACCCCGTTTGGTGATGGCTTTATCCGGTTTGAATTCTTTGAAGATGGATGGAAAGAGGACGAGCCTAGGCACCAAGACCTTGACCAGTACTTACTTCAACTTGAGCTTGTTGGTAAACAAGTAATTCCTCAAATGATCAAGAAAAATGCAGAGCAAGGGCGGCCTGTTTCTTGCCTCATAAACAACCCTTTCATTCCTTGGGTTACAGATGTGGCCACAGGTCTAGGTCTCCCTTCTGCAATGCTTTGGGTTCAATCCTGCGCTTGTTTTGCCTCATATTACCATTACTATCACGGTGCTGTACCTTTCCCTGATGAGGAGCACCCCGAGATAGATGTCCAACTACCATGGATGCCTCTCCTAAAACATGATGAAGTGCCTAGTTTCTTATATCCTACAACTCCTTATCCTTTCTTGAGGAGGGCTATTTTAGGTCAGTACAAAAATCTTGACAAGCCATTTTGCATCCTGATGGAAACATTCGAAGAGCTTGAACCAGAGCTTATCAAGCACATGTCCGAAATCTTCCCCATCAAGACCGTTGGGCCACTATTCAGAAATCCTAAGGTACTAAAGACAACGGTCCATGGAGACTTCCTGAAGGCAGATGATTGCATCGAATGGCTTGACACAAAGCCACCTTCATCAGTTATTTATGTGTCTTTCGGTAGTGTCGTACAATTGAAGCAAGACCAATGGAACGAGATGGCTTGTGGGTTACTGAATTCGGGCGTCTCCTTCTTGTTAGTTATGAAACCACCCCACAAAGATTCAGGAAATGACCTCCTTGTTCTGCCAGATGGGTTCTTGGAGAAAGCAGGAGACAGGGGCAATGTGGTGCAATGGAGTCCTCAAGAGAAGGTTTTAGGTCACCCATCAGTTGCGTGCTTTGTAACACATTGTGGGTGGAACTCTACTATGGAAGCACTCACATCAGGCATGCCAGTGGTGGCTTTCCCTCAATGGGGTGATCAAGTAACTAATGCAAAATATTTGGTCGACATCCTTAAGGTTGGTGTGAGATTGTGCCGCGGAGAAGCAGAGAACAAACTGATTACTCGTGATGAGATAGAGAAATGCTTGTTGGAGGCCACAGTGGGACCTAAGGCAGTGGAAATGAAGCAGAATGCAATGAAATGGAAGGAGGCAGCCGAGGCAGCAGTGGCTGAGGGTGGTTCCTCCGACTGGAATATACGATATTTTACTGACGATATTGTAAAAGCGAATGAGTCTGAGATTGCTGGGAAGTGCATTGGTTCTAATGAGTTTCCAGTGTCGGTAGTGGTGAAGTCCAACGAGAAAGTGGTTGAACTGGTGGGGTGA